The bacterium DNA segment CTTTAATTGCTTATTTACATTCACTTTAATTGGGCAGTGATAGTTTCTGATGTTAGCAAAGATTTTTTTGCTGAGAGCAATACGCTTTAAAGCGCTATTTGTTTTATCTTGTCTATATACTTCGATTGCCTGCGGGCAAGACCGTGTAGTTATGCCACTGCGCAATAATTACCCGCTCGCTTTAATGCACAGCTCATTTCGGGCTGACACTGCACAATTAATTGCGGCTGATTCCCAGCAACTCTCAGCATTGTGGAGTTGGTCCAATACTTTGTCACTGCACCAGCAAGGTACTTTTCTGATTGATGCCGAGTCGCGTATTTTAGATTTATATTTCAAGTATGGCTTAAGCCAAAATTTAGAGCTTAGTTTTTTTCTTCCGTTAGTTTGGCTTGGTTCTGGTCAGCTTGACCCGCTAATTGATGATTGGCATAAGACTTTTGGACTTCCACGAGGAAATCGAGACCAAATCTTAGATGGTGGTTTTGAATTCTTTGGGGAAACCAATGAAGGCGATACGTTTTCGCTGAGTCCAGGAGGCGCACGTTTAGGACTACCTGAGGTGGCATTTAAATATCCTGCAAGTCAGAGTTTAAGTTTTGTATTTTCTACGGCCTTTCCGCTTCAGGGCGGTTATCTTGGTAACACCGGAATTGACCTTGGCGTTGGGGCACTCTATGATTTTGATTTTGAAGAATTTAAATTTTCATCTGGGGTATCAGCACGTTATTTTACTGATCAAAAAAGCTATGAGCTGATTTTTCCTGAAATGCTCTACGAGGCGTTTTTGTCAAGTTCGTATCCCCTCACCGACAAACTTTACTTCGCCGTTCAGATTATGTTTCACTCTGCGCTTAGTGAGAATATTAAATACTTTCCCGACTACGGGACTTATCTAGATACAGGATTTCGTTACGTGTTCAGCGATTCAATAAGTCTAGATTT contains these protein-coding regions:
- a CDS encoding DUF3187 family protein, coding for MLAKIFLLRAIRFKALFVLSCLYTSIACGQDRVVMPLRNNYPLALMHSSFRADTAQLIAADSQQLSALWSWSNTLSLHQQGTFLIDAESRILDLYFKYGLSQNLELSFFLPLVWLGSGQLDPLIDDWHKTFGLPRGNRDQILDGGFEFFGETNEGDTFSLSPGGARLGLPEVAFKYPASQSLSFVFSTAFPLQGGYLGNTGIDLGVGALYDFDFEEFKFSSGVSARYFTDQKSYELIFPEMLYEAFLSSSYPLTDKLYFAVQIMFHSALSENIKYFPDYGTYLDTGFRYVFSDSISLDLILRENPAPRRGTTDVTFSLGLNYKL